The genomic interval CCCTCTCATACGGACGGTGGCTAACTTTTTGCGAACCCCAACATGAGAGATGTCCTCTATCTGATAATAATAAGCGACATTGGGTTTAGCAGTAGTATCTTTCCACGTGTAGTCATGCTGTTCACTTGTAGTACCTGCGCCTTGAATGAGTTGCGGATTGACGACCTTGAACTCACCATCCTTTGTTTCACTGCGAAGGATATTGAACCCCGCATTGTCCAATTCTGATTCGGTAGTCCATTTAAGCACAACACCTGCCTCAACACGCTCAGACCGAAAATGGGATAAAGTAACAGGCAGTGGACCTCCAACACGCTGCCCGGGGTTGCTAAGGTCGGTCGGATGTCCGTAGTAAGTACTGGTGCTGAGTAATTTAGTATCGGCAAGGATCCAACTTGTTGATTTGGTGCCATCTAAAGGAACGCCATTTTTGTATCTACGAATTCCGGAGGCGGCAGGGCAGAGGTGACATCAATCGGGAAGCTACGCTGTATGTAGTTACCAGACTTATCAACAATCCGAAGCGATGTGTCAGTTACAGAACCTGCAATTAGTTTAGTCGTAACAAATTCAACAGTATTGCTTTGACCGTTTATGGACTGACAAGCAATCACGCCAAAATCATCATGCAACTGTGCTTGATGGAGTCCATCAGGGTCGGTTACCTCAAAGCGAAGGCGAATGGCATTAGGTGGAGAGGCAAGAGGTGGAAGCATTTGAACTGTTGTATTTTGGTTGAAAGGGGCTTGGTTATCGTTGAAGTACGGATGGACATCCAACCATTCGGCTGCACAGAAAGACCTGGCTATTGGATCTTCGGTGTACACAGACAAGGTTATTTTTGCATCTTCGTTATAATCATGACTCAATCCAAAGGCGTGTCCCAGTTCATGAATAGCAACGCCAACATTGAAAAAAGACCAGACGCTGGGACGACTGCAAATCCACCCCTGGAATCTATTCTTCCGCCGTGCGGATTCCAATTTTTATGACCGGCAATGCTCGTATCCAGGAACATGATATAGATATTCTTTGATCTATCAAACCCGTTACCAATTTCCTCCCAGGCACTCCCCGGGGATTGATTATAATACATATTGTTAAATTTTCCTTTGACATGATGTATTACAACCTCACCGCTTGCATCGGTTTCCAGTCTGAAAGTTTTTCTGTTAAATCCATGACTTTCCATCTGATCGGCGTAAAATTGCTGCGAGTCTTTCATTAGTGTATCTAACTTCGCATCTATGTCGGACTGTGCCTGACGGTCATTCGGAAGAAAATAAATCACTCGCACCACGTACTCAGGTGATACCTCTTGAGCAAAACTATTCGGTAGAGCGAAGAGTGTAACAAACGCGAGTAGTGTTATTACGGCATATAACTTTGTTTTCATAAATGGTTTTCCTCTTTTTGAAGTTTGAGGACTCAGGTATTTCTATCCGTCTCGACCTAAGCATGAGAATTCTTAAAAATTGTCCAAAGTTTAGTTATTGTTTAACGTGAGTTCGATCTATTGAAAGCGGATTGACTGACGCACGAGCGTTATGAGCTCATCTTGCTGTTCTGTCCGTTGATGTGTGAAAGGAAAAATACCTTCAAGCGTCTGCTCTACAGCGTTCAAGCTGCCTTGTAGTGCCCAGTAGCTGCCGCGAAGGATTTCTGCGAATTCCGCGACAGTGGCAGCAAGTTGAAATGAAGTGGAGGCTTCTTCAAATGTCCCTTTAAGTTCGTCAGCAAAGATATCCTGACTGACTTCCGTAACATTACCAGTGTCCGGGTCTTCGTGACGGATGAAAACGGTCGCGAGTTTGCCGACAACTTCTTCTTCATGGAGTTTAATCTCATAGAGCGCGGTGACACTGTGTCCTGAACCAATTTCGCCTGCATCAACATCGTCATCGCGGAAGTCCTCTTGTGCAAGGCGGCGGTTCTCATAGCCGAGAAGACGAAATCGACTGACTGTCTGCGGATTGAATTCAACCTGGACCTTGGAATCTTTTGCGATGACTTGCAACGTGCCGGTCAAATTCTCCACAAAGATACGCTCTGCCTCTTTGACGGTATCCACATAGGCGTAACTTCCGTTGCCCTTGTTTGCGAGCTGCTCCATGAGAATGTCGTTGTAATTGCCCATCCCAAACCCGACTGTCGTTAGCAGAATGCCATCCTTGACATAGTTCCCAATTTCTGTAAGAATCGCGTCTGGTCCCGTCTGTCCAACATTCGCGACACCATCCGAACAGAGAATCACGCGGTTGATATAATCGGGTCCAAAATTCTGGAGAGCGAGTTCATATCCGAGTCGTAGCCCATGCTCTGCATTCGTTGCGCCACCGGGCGAAAGCGAATGGATTGCCGCTAAGATGTGCTCGCGGTTAACATTTCGCGTATGTGGCAGCACGACTTGGGCAGTAGAACCGTAAATGACGATGCCGATCTCGTCTGTAGGTCGAAGTTGGTCAACAAGGAGGGTCAAGGCACGTTTCACCAACTCTAATCGGTTTTCTCTATTCATTGAACCAGAGACATCGATTACAAACGTCAGCTTCGCGTCTTTCCGGTCTCTGTCCGGTACAATGTACCCTTGAATGCCGATTCGCAACAATTGCAGCCGTTTGCCCTCGCCAAATTTGGAAGGTGCGCCTTCAAGATGGATAGCAAATGTTTCATCAGACGGGGGTGTATAATTGTAATCAAACGCGTTGACAAATTCCTCAACGCGTACTGCCTCTGGAGGCGGCAGATACCCGTCTCGGAGATAACGGCGCGTGATGGCATAGGACGCGGTATCTACATCCATGCCAAACGTCGAAAAAGCGTCATCCTCCGTATCAATAAATGGGTTCGTCCCATGTGCCTGAAAGAAAACATCGTCAAACGCAGCACTGTTGGGAGGATTAAATTCAACGTCCCATGGATTGACTACAACTGGACTGGGGACAGGCGGCACTATGCCGGCTTGAGGGACAGCAGGGCTTGCTGCCTCAGCTGTAGCAACAGCATCTAACGCAATATTTGGTGGCACAATAGGTGTAGGAACAACAGGTTCAGTAGGTGGTATTACCTCACCAAAGTTTTGTGAAACAAGCACCATGTCTAAAATATTAACGTTTCCGTCTCCATTGACATCAACGCGCGGGTTAGCTGTCGCGGGTGTCCCTAAATTCTGAGCCACCAGCGTCAAATCAACGATATTTACCGTTCCATCTTGATTGACATCCACTGCAAGTAAAAGCGTTGCCACGACCGTTCCATCTACAGTCATGACTGGCAGTGGCATCGCTGCACTATCAAAGAGCGTCACATCCACTAACTGAATGGTAGAAGACTTTACTGCCACAACCTCAAATTTTACAGTCGTAAGCGTGCCGTTTTCCAATGAGGCAACACCTGTCGGGGCAGTCGCTGCGACGGAGACCCCGTTCGCAGAGGGAACTATTGAGGAGACAAACGTCCCCGTGGGGAGGTAGTCCCCATTTGTACTATCAATGTAGCGGAGTGCAGTCGGATCAAAACCAATGGTTAGTTTATAACCGGCAACACCTTTTGCCCCTGTTATTTCAATGCTGAACTCCAACTGTTCACCGACTGCTGGCGATGAAATTTGATCGGGCGTTACAGAGACGACCGCTGCGCCGTAACTCATTGCTGTGAATCCTAATCCTATAAGAACAACGAAACTACTGAAAAGGAGGTTTTTCTTAAACACTTTCTTCATAAATTATCTCCTGGAGGGGTTTTATAAATCGTATTTGTAATAGTAACCTT from Candidatus Poribacteria bacterium carries:
- a CDS encoding von Willebrand factor type A domain-containing protein, which codes for MKKVFKKNLLFSSFVVLIGLGFTAMSYGAAVVSVTPDQISSPAVGEQLEFSIEITGAKGVAGYKLTIGFDPTALRYIDSTNGDYLPTGTFVSSIVPSANGVSVAATAPTGVASLENGTLTTVKFEVVAVKSSTIQLVDVTLFDSAAMPLPVMTVDGTVVATLLLAVDVNQDGTVNIVDLTLVAQNLGTPATANPRVDVNGDGNVNILDMVLVSQNFGEVIPPTEPVVPTPIVPPNIALDAVATAEAASPAVPQAGIVPPVPSPVVVNPWDVEFNPPNSAAFDDVFFQAHGTNPFIDTEDDAFSTFGMDVDTASYAITRRYLRDGYLPPPEAVRVEEFVNAFDYNYTPPSDETFAIHLEGAPSKFGEGKRLQLLRIGIQGYIVPDRDRKDAKLTFVIDVSGSMNRENRLELVKRALTLLVDQLRPTDEIGIVIYGSTAQVVLPHTRNVNREHILAAIHSLSPGGATNAEHGLRLGYELALQNFGPDYINRVILCSDGVANVGQTGPDAILTEIGNYVKDGILLTTVGFGMGNYNDILMEQLANKGNGSYAYVDTVKEAERIFVENLTGTLQVIAKDSKVQVEFNPQTVSRFRLLGYENRRLAQEDFRDDDVDAGEIGSGHSVTALYEIKLHEEEVVGKLATVFIRHEDPDTGNVTEVSQDIFADELKGTFEEASTSFQLAATVAEFAEILRGSYWALQGSLNAVEQTLEGIFPFTHQRTEQQDELITLVRQSIRFQ